Below is a genomic region from Persicimonas caeni.
GGCTCGGTCGTCACCCCGAGCGGCCGACGCTGCCAATTCGACCCTCAAGGCGACGACCTCCACCCGGGCACGACGCTGGCCTACGTGCTGCAGATGACCGAGGCCGACATCATCAAGTCGGCGCTCTTGCAGGCGTGCAACACCCTCGACCTCGACCGCGCCCGCCCGTCGATCGTCTTGCACGACGAACTCATCGTCGAGGCCGACGCGGGCTACGCCGACGAGGCCGGGGCGGTGCTCGAGAGAGCGTTGGCCGACAGCCTGAACGCGCATTTGAAGAGGTGTGCGCCGGGGCCGTTGGAGGCGGAGGTGGCGAAGAGGTGGGGCGAGGGGTAGACTCTTGGGAGGCAGCGTTTCCAGCGCTGGTGATAGTGTGGCGCTCTTTCAAACACGACTTCAATCGCATGAAACACGACAACGACGACATCTGGTCCGCCCCGTCGGCCACGCTCGACGAGACTTCCCGCGAAAAGCCGTTGAGCTATCGCGTCTTCATGGTCGTCGTGGCCGTCCTGTTGAGTATCCTCTTTTCGGGCTTGGGCCAGTTCTTCAACCGCCAGTGGCTCAAGGGAGCGATCTTCATCGTGCTGGGCTTTCTGCTGTGGTTCGTCCTGCTCGGCTGGATCGTCCACCTGGTCGCCCTTGTCGACGCCGGCTTCGTGGCGTGGCGGCGCACCGGAGCCGACTGAGCACCCTCATTCTCCCTTCGGAAAGCGAAACTGCGTTGGGCCTGTCCGAATGCACGATCTTTCGCCACTTCACCGACAAAGACGATATCGTGCTCGAGGCGGTCAAGCGCCTCGAGGCGATGCTCGTGCAGACCACGGCGCCCGTCGAGGAGGCGGACGACCCCCTCGAGCAACTCGGCGGGTTCATCCAGCGCCGCGTCGCGCTCATCCGCGAGCGCCCCGAGATCTTCAAGGTGCTCTTCTCGGATGACCTCGCCAAGGCAGGTCCCGAGGAGGCGGCCACGCGTGTGCGCCAACTCAAGCACGACTCGATGACCACGGTGCTCTCCCTGTTGTGCCAGGCCAAGGAGCAGGGCGTGCTAGCCGAGGGCGCTGATCCCGACGAGTTGGTCTACGTCGTGCACGGCACCGCCCTCGCCATCGTCTTCTCGGGCGGCGACC
It encodes:
- a CDS encoding TetR/AcrR family transcriptional regulator yields the protein MGLSECTIFRHFTDKDDIVLEAVKRLEAMLVQTTAPVEEADDPLEQLGGFIQRRVALIRERPEIFKVLFSDDLAKAGPEEAATRVRQLKHDSMTTVLSLLCQAKEQGVLAEGADPDELVYVVHGTALAIVFSGGDLEQVTSASVDPEQIWEALEALMRKS